A region from the Chelonoidis abingdonii isolate Lonesome George chromosome 10, CheloAbing_2.0, whole genome shotgun sequence genome encodes:
- the B3GALT1 gene encoding beta-1,3-galactosyltransferase 1, with amino-acid sequence MASKVSCLYVLTVVCWASALWYLSITRPTSSYTGHRHFNTISIARKNVSFGNIRTRPINPHSFDFLINEPNKCEESIPFLVILISTTHKEFDARQAIRETWGDENNFKGIKIATLFLLGKNADPVLNQMVEQESQIFHDIIVEDFIDSYHNLTLKTLMGMRWVATFCSKAKYVMKTDSDIFVNMDNLIYKLLKPNTKPRRRYFTGYVINGGPIRDVRSKWYMPRDLYPDSNYPPFCSGTGYIFSADVAELIYKTSLHTRLLHLEDVYVGLCLRKLGIHPFQNSGFNHWKMAYSLCRYRRVITVHQITPEEMHRIWNDMSSKKHLRC; translated from the coding sequence ATGGCTTCAAAGGTCTCATGTTTATATGTTCTGACAGTAGTTTGTTGGGCAAGTGCTCTTTGGTATTTAAGTATAACTCGTCCTACTTCTTCCTATACTGGCCACAGACACTTCAATACCATATCGATAGCCAGGAAAAATGTCTCCTTTGGTAATATAAGAACTCGACCTATAAATCCACATTCATTTGATTTCCTTATAAATGAGCCTAATAAGTGTGAGGAAAGCATCCCTTTCCTAGTCATTTTGATCAGCACGACTCACAAAGAATTTGATGCAAGACAAGCAATTCGAGAGACTTGGGGAGACGAAAACAACTTTAAAGGCATTAAAATTGCCACTCTCTTCCTTCTTGGGAAGAATGCAGATCCCGTATTAAATCAGATGGTAGAGCAAGAAAGTCAAATTTTTCACGACATTATCGTTGAGGACTTCATTGACTCTTATCATAACCTTACTCTTAAAACGTTAATGGGTATGAGGTGGGTGGCCACATTTTGTTCAAAAGCAAAGTATGTTATGAAGACAGACAgtgatatttttgtaaatatgGATAACCTTATTTATAAACTGCTCAAACCCAATACCAAGCCAAGGAGAAGGTACTTTACTGGTTATGTCATCAATGGAGGACCAATAAGGGATGTCCGCAGTAAATGGTACATGCCCAGAGATTTGTACCCTGACAGCAATTATCCACCATTCTGTTCAGGCACTGGCTACATTTTTTCAGCTGATGTAGCAGAACTGATTTACAAAACCTCCCTCCATACCAGACTTCTTCATCTGGAAGATGTGTACGTGGGACTCTGTCTTCGGAAGCTTGGCATTCACCCTTTCCAAAACAGTGGCTTCAATCACTGGAAGATGGCCTACAGCTTGTGTAGATATCGCAGAGTGATCACAGTGCATCAGATAACTCCAGAAGAAATGCACAGAATTTGGAATGACATGTCAAGCAAGAAGCATCTCAGATGTTAA